The DNA sequence AATCAGATGACCGTGCAAGAGATTTTTAGCGCAGGCCAGATATATCAAGTTTCAGGGGTAGGATATAGTTTTGAGGGCGCTATCCAAGAGTTTTCGCGTAAGTCCGGAGCGATATCTTCCATAGCTCTTAAGGAATGTTTGACAGCAGGCCTATTGTGTAATGATAGCAGGATTGTGGAGCGGCAAGGGCTGTTTCAGGTGGAAGGTGATCCGACAGAGGCGGCCCTTATTGTATCTGCGAATAAAGGAAAGAGCTTATTTCCCGCAGGCATGCCTGTGTTGCCGCGCAAAGACTCTATTCCGTTTGAATCGGAATATCAATACATGGCGACCTTTCATATTTTACCCAACGGGGACGGCATTGTTTATTTAAAAGGTTCGACAGAAAAGATCTTAGCCAAATGCGTTAATCATCTCGATGAAAATGGCGAAATCCGTCCTTTAAAACGCGCCCTTATTGAGCATCAGATTGAAATTATGGCGGCAAAAGGGCTAAGAGTACTTGCTTTTGCTCGTGACAGTATTTCTTCGCAGAAAGATAGTATTGATCATAGCGATATTACTGAATCTTTTACGCTTTTAGGGTTACAGGGGATGATAGATCCTCCGCGCAAGGAAGCGATTGAGGCTGTGCGGCGTTGCCATTCCGCGGGAATCCTTGTTAAGATGATAACTGGGGACCATGTACTGACGGCTAAAGCCATTGCCGGGCAATTAAACCTTAAAAGCCGTCTTGACGCGGAAGAGTCCGTTAAAAGTTTGGTAGCGTTAAGCGGAAGCGAACTTGAAAATATGAATGACGAGGAATTACAGGGATCTGTTGATCGTGTTAGCGTTTTCGCCCGCGTCACTCCGGAGCAAAAGTTGCGGCTTGTCAAAGCGCTTCAGGCAAGAGGGTATATTGTGGCTATGACCGGAGATGGCGTAAACGATGCCCCGGCGCTTAAACAAGCTAATATAGGCGTTGCCATGGGTCGCACAGGCACAGAAGTCGCCAAGGAAGCAGCTGATATGGTCTTGACGGATGATAATTTTGCTTCCATTGAGGCCGCGGTGGAAGAGGGGCGATGCGTCTTTGATAACTTAAGAAAATTTATTGTCTGGACATTGCCGACAAACGCAGGTGAAGCCCTTGCTACTATGGTTGCCATCTTTGGAGGTATTGTGCTTCCCGTTGCGCCGGTTCAATTACTTTGGATAAATATGACTACCGCTCTATGTTTAGGTATGATGTTGGCTTTTGAGTCTAAAGAACCCGATTTGATGCAACAGCCTCCCCGCGACCCTAAAATGCCGATTATGACCGGAGATCTCATTGCGCGGACAATTGTGGTGGGCGTGTTTTTAGCTCTTGGGGTTTTTGGGCTCTTTTTCTATGAAAGAAATAACGGACTAAGCATCGAAGAAGCGCGAACCGCAGCTGTCGGTGTTTTGGTTATAGGAGAGCTCTTTTATCTTTTTAATTGCCGTTCTTTATCGAGGCCTATGTTCGTCCTGGGGGTATTTTCAAACCGTTGGTTAATTTCAGGGGTTTTAATCATGATAGGTTTGCAGATGCTCTTTACCTATTCTCCCGTTATGAATCGGTTTTTTCATAGCGCGCCGATTTCATTGAATGCTTGGGTGCGGATTTTCTTGATTGGTTTATTGATTTACGTTATTATAGAAATTGAAAAATGGGGCCGTAGCCGTTTCTTGAATCGGAAACAGCCATGATTTAATTGGTGTCTGCCCGGATTTTAAAAGTAAAAAATGACAGCGGGTGTTTCCAGAGAAAGGAGAATTTATGTTCGATAAAATTTCACATAATATTAATGTAATCATAAGGCATAACGCTTTTCCTAAGATTCTGGTATCTTTTGTTATCGTTTTGGTTACTGTTATTTTAACTAAAATAGTAGCGGTATCGTTATATCATCTTCAGAGGAGAATTATAGCAAAGTTTAAGAAGGTAGGGATGCCCGGGGCGGCTGCAATTGAGACCAGGATTACAATAATCCGCAGGATTATTGAGACCGGTATCTATTTATTTGCTTTTATTATTTTTCTCCAGCAGTTTCCGGCGATGCGCCATATCGGAACAGCGCTTTTGGCCTCTGCGGGAATTGCGGGGATAGTTATAGGCATGGCAGCCCAGAATACCCTTTCTAATATTATCGGTGGAATCTGTATTTCTTTTGCACAGCCAGTCCGCCTGGATGACGCAGTGATTTTTAGGAATGACTGGGGGTGGGTTGAAGAGATAGCGTTGATGCATACTATTATACGTACTTGGGATAATAGAAGGATAGTCGTCCCCAATAATGTGCTGGTAAATGAAGTAATTGAAAATTGGACTATTAAAGACCCTTCATTATTAGGGGTGATTATGATATATGTAGACTATACGTGCGATGTTGATAAAATAAAAGGATGGGTTAAGGAGATTGTAGCGGTAAGCCAGAATTCAACTTCGGAGAGAATAGGCGTAGTGGAGGTTGTTGATTTCACTGAGAAGTCGATGGCCTTAAGAATATTATGCAAGGCTTCAGATGCAACTAAGGCGTGGGATT is a window from the Candidatus Omnitrophota bacterium genome containing:
- a CDS encoding mechanosensitive ion channel, with protein sequence MFDKISHNINVIIRHNAFPKILVSFVIVLVTVILTKIVAVSLYHLQRRIIAKFKKVGMPGAAAIETRITIIRRIIETGIYLFAFIIFLQQFPAMRHIGTALLASAGIAGIVIGMAAQNTLSNIIGGICISFAQPVRLDDAVIFRNDWGWVEEIALMHTIIRTWDNRRIVVPNNVLVNEVIENWTIKDPSLLGVIMIYVDYTCDVDKIKGWVKEIVAVSQNSTSERIGVVEVVDFTEKSMALRILCKASDATKAWDLRCEIREKLIRKFKQEGLPLPQIRIAREKAL
- a CDS encoding cation-transporting P-type ATPase, which gives rise to MVNEALDITKEIWHSLAADEVIKRLEVDISTGLSSDEVKKRRDRFGLNQITPKKGTPLWLRFLLQFHQPLIYILLVATATTLFLKEWVDASVIFGVVLINAIVGFLQEAKALKALEALSRSMTSSVSVLRDGKEQQISSIELVPGDVVMIASGDKITADMRLIYSRDLQTNESPLTGESVPVEKQIKPLDEKTVLADRLNMLYASIFVTYGRGKAVVAATGDATEVGRISELITTAEDLETPLTIKIAHFSRYLLFVIMGLAALTFVVGVLRGQAFVEMFMAAIALAVGAIPEGLPAAVTITLAIGVARMAKRRAIIRKLPAVETLGSTGVICSDKTGTLTENQMTVQEIFSAGQIYQVSGVGYSFEGAIQEFSRKSGAISSIALKECLTAGLLCNDSRIVERQGLFQVEGDPTEAALIVSANKGKSLFPAGMPVLPRKDSIPFESEYQYMATFHILPNGDGIVYLKGSTEKILAKCVNHLDENGEIRPLKRALIEHQIEIMAAKGLRVLAFARDSISSQKDSIDHSDITESFTLLGLQGMIDPPRKEAIEAVRRCHSAGILVKMITGDHVLTAKAIAGQLNLKSRLDAEESVKSLVALSGSELENMNDEELQGSVDRVSVFARVTPEQKLRLVKALQARGYIVAMTGDGVNDAPALKQANIGVAMGRTGTEVAKEAADMVLTDDNFASIEAAVEEGRCVFDNLRKFIVWTLPTNAGEALATMVAIFGGIVLPVAPVQLLWINMTTALCLGMMLAFESKEPDLMQQPPRDPKMPIMTGDLIARTIVVGVFLALGVFGLFFYERNNGLSIEEARTAAVGVLVIGELFYLFNCRSLSRPMFVLGVFSNRWLISGVLIMIGLQMLFTYSPVMNRFFHSAPISLNAWVRIFLIGLLIYVIIEIEKWGRSRFLNRKQP